The Thunnus maccoyii chromosome 9, fThuMac1.1, whole genome shotgun sequence genome includes a region encoding these proteins:
- the golm1 gene encoding Golgi membrane protein 1 isoform X2, with the protein MGGLGNGRRGGRSPPLMIGALIACILVLGFNYWVSSSRNLELQTKLYELEGQVRRGAAERGVAEMKKNEFQDEIQRQKEQISHIESLYKRQLEGAQNTCSQEKGTLQQNISSSTKTIQELKGQLNQLSDDLGKLQKELQSCQGNINTLNNKLTYDMTHCHSQVLSQKELCDERVAAAKLEVQKKMEKLVLPSGVSTQENAVKEGQEMTGLDAVKTATAESHTPSISQPKGNETPELLTNEIIVDKGPDDPADLLPAKGPSQKESQSVPSATAIKQEVVLPLEGADKTEEGETETETSKLLTKNLTEDKETEVMDAHEEGTQTEEADPRMEGMLIGQGKAVETTTGQKLDEPEDYDADEQVVGGVDLDKQQQSKRVENIDKDMEEELADYNGDDENEGEFEADKQAELAQI; encoded by the exons ATGGGTGGGCTGGGAAACGGACGTCGTGGAGGAAGATCACCCCCTCTAATGATTGGAGCCCTGATTGCCTGTATCCTGGTTCTGGGCTTTAACTACTGGGTGTCCAGCTCCCGCAACCTGGAGCTACAG ACTAAGCTCTATGAGTTGGAGGGCCAGGTGCGCCGTGGAGCAGCGGAGCGAGGAGTagcagagatgaagaagaatgaGTTCCAGGACGAGATCCAGAGACAGAAGGAGCAGATCAGTCACATAGAAAGCCTCTACAAGAGACAGCTGGAAGGAGCTCAGAACACCTGCAGCCAAGAGAAG GGCACACTGCAGCAGAATATTTCCTCCAGTACCAAAACCATACAGGAACTCAAAG GTCAGTTGAATCAGCTAAGCGATGACCTCGGGAAGCTTCaaaaggagctgcagagttgccaAGGCAACATCAACACCCTTAACAACAAACTCACTTATGACAT GACACACTGTCACTCCCAGGTCCTGTCTCAGAAGGAGCTGTGTGATGAGAGAGTGGCAGCTGCTAAACTTGAAGTTCAGAAGAAAATGGAGAAGCTCGTCCTTCCCTCTGGTGTCTCTACACAG GAAAATGCAGTAAAAGAGGGACAAGAAATGACTGGGCTTGACGCAGTGAAGACAGCAACTGCTGAGAGTCACACACCAAGCATCTCTCAGCCCAAAGGAAATGAAACACCTGAACTACTGACCAATGAGATCATAGTGGACAAAG GTCCGGATGACCCAGCGGACCTTCTTCCTGCAAAGGGTCCCTCACAAAAAGAGTCCCAGTCTGTTCCCTCAGCTACTGCAATCAAACAGGAAGTTGTGCTACCACTAGAGGGAGCTGATAAAACAGAggagggtgagacagagacagagaccaGTAAACTTTTGACGAAGAATCTGACTGAGGATAAAGAGACAGAGGTGATGGATGCCCATGAAGAGGGCACTCAGACAGAAG AAGCAGACCCCAGGATGGAAGGCATGCTGATTGGCCAGGGGAAGGCAGTTGAGACTACTACTGGTCAGAAACTTGATGAGCCAGAAGATTACGACGCAGACGAACAAGTAGTGGGCGGAGTCGATTTGGACAAACAGCAACAGAGCAAACGGGTTGAAAATATag ATAAGGACatggaggaggagctggctgacTATAATGGAGATGATGAGAACGAAGGCGAGTTTGAAGCAGACAAACAAGCTGAGCTCGCTCAAATTTAA
- the golm1 gene encoding Golgi membrane protein 1 isoform X1 — protein sequence MGGLGNGRRGGRSPPLMIGALIACILVLGFNYWVSSSRNLELQTKLYELEGQVRRGAAERGVAEMKKNEFQDEIQRQKEQISHIESLYKRQLEGAQNTCSQEKGTLQQNISSSTKTIQELKGQLNQLSDDLGKLQKELQSCQGNINTLNNKLTYDMTHCHSQVLSQKELCDERVAAAKLEVQKKMEKLVLPSGVSTQQENAVKEGQEMTGLDAVKTATAESHTPSISQPKGNETPELLTNEIIVDKGPDDPADLLPAKGPSQKESQSVPSATAIKQEVVLPLEGADKTEEGETETETSKLLTKNLTEDKETEVMDAHEEGTQTEEADPRMEGMLIGQGKAVETTTGQKLDEPEDYDADEQVVGGVDLDKQQQSKRVENIDKDMEEELADYNGDDENEGEFEADKQAELAQI from the exons ATGGGTGGGCTGGGAAACGGACGTCGTGGAGGAAGATCACCCCCTCTAATGATTGGAGCCCTGATTGCCTGTATCCTGGTTCTGGGCTTTAACTACTGGGTGTCCAGCTCCCGCAACCTGGAGCTACAG ACTAAGCTCTATGAGTTGGAGGGCCAGGTGCGCCGTGGAGCAGCGGAGCGAGGAGTagcagagatgaagaagaatgaGTTCCAGGACGAGATCCAGAGACAGAAGGAGCAGATCAGTCACATAGAAAGCCTCTACAAGAGACAGCTGGAAGGAGCTCAGAACACCTGCAGCCAAGAGAAG GGCACACTGCAGCAGAATATTTCCTCCAGTACCAAAACCATACAGGAACTCAAAG GTCAGTTGAATCAGCTAAGCGATGACCTCGGGAAGCTTCaaaaggagctgcagagttgccaAGGCAACATCAACACCCTTAACAACAAACTCACTTATGACAT GACACACTGTCACTCCCAGGTCCTGTCTCAGAAGGAGCTGTGTGATGAGAGAGTGGCAGCTGCTAAACTTGAAGTTCAGAAGAAAATGGAGAAGCTCGTCCTTCCCTCTGGTGTCTCTACACAG CAGGAAAATGCAGTAAAAGAGGGACAAGAAATGACTGGGCTTGACGCAGTGAAGACAGCAACTGCTGAGAGTCACACACCAAGCATCTCTCAGCCCAAAGGAAATGAAACACCTGAACTACTGACCAATGAGATCATAGTGGACAAAG GTCCGGATGACCCAGCGGACCTTCTTCCTGCAAAGGGTCCCTCACAAAAAGAGTCCCAGTCTGTTCCCTCAGCTACTGCAATCAAACAGGAAGTTGTGCTACCACTAGAGGGAGCTGATAAAACAGAggagggtgagacagagacagagaccaGTAAACTTTTGACGAAGAATCTGACTGAGGATAAAGAGACAGAGGTGATGGATGCCCATGAAGAGGGCACTCAGACAGAAG AAGCAGACCCCAGGATGGAAGGCATGCTGATTGGCCAGGGGAAGGCAGTTGAGACTACTACTGGTCAGAAACTTGATGAGCCAGAAGATTACGACGCAGACGAACAAGTAGTGGGCGGAGTCGATTTGGACAAACAGCAACAGAGCAAACGGGTTGAAAATATag ATAAGGACatggaggaggagctggctgacTATAATGGAGATGATGAGAACGAAGGCGAGTTTGAAGCAGACAAACAAGCTGAGCTCGCTCAAATTTAA
- the lmbrd2a gene encoding G-protein coupled receptor-associated protein LMBRD2a encodes MSGASLAVVVVVVFFLALYLLQRYGDLRRQQRLVLLGTLLSWYLCFLIVFILPFDVSATIYKQCILDHEHHPSSVTPARHTNQTGASSSLYPTLSVPKACEEPWSYIPDGVLPVFWRVVYWTSQFLTWLLLPFMQSYAQSGAFSKVGKIKTALIENAIYYGTYLLIFISLLIYVAAHPQWKLTWTELQTIGITAANTWGLFLLVLLLGYGLVEIPRSYWLSSCHGHLLAKTYFKTAKMATEKAAAEENLADVMEEVAAVNKSVRYNHSFRKCVDTILTKCPTEYQEEMGRDVESSSDEQNGLPTKRSLVNLHKKVISAVQRHGQTQVQWSVVLDQALHLEDVAKSQSSPVRQFIHSSSSAQHHGWIRRFIYTPTVEWYWECVFRRGFYKLLAVLLCLFSAAVVWSECTFFSTHPVLSLFAVFIQMAEKQYNYICIEMACFVTIFFLCVCVYSTVFRIRVFNYYYLVPHHQTDAYSLQFSGMLFCRLTPPLCLNFLGLIHMDSAISHQDRIQTSYTSIMGSMHLLSFMSDGFYIYYPMLILLLCFATFCNLGSRCLNLVGFHQYITDDELTSDLVDEGKELIRRERRKRQKTEDAENRRLAWRERYGAQGATGRTRPGYTELNDNQNSPVTEIKRNGIMVTRRDRETDEQQTRLLLDDSSDEDSPNRRYTGGRYLSLSPSQTGIFDGV; translated from the exons ATGAGTGGTGCTTCGCTGGCTGTTGTGGTTGTAGTCGTCTTCTTCTTGGCCCTCTACCTCCTCCAGCGCTATGGAGATTTGCGGAGGCAGCAGCGGTTGGTCCTGTTAGGGACGCTGCTATCCTGGTACCTCTGCTTCCTCATCGTCTTCATCTTACCATTCGATGTCAGCGCG ACTATCTACAAGCAATGTATTCTTGACCATGAACACCACCCTTCTTCTGTAACTCCAGCAAGACACACTAATCAGACAGGAGCCAGCTCATCTCTTTATCCAACTTTAAG TGTACCAAAGGCGTGTGAAGAGCCATGGAGTTATATACCAGACGGCGTCCTACCAGTGTTCTGGAGAGTTGTATATTGGACTTCTCAGTTTCTTACTTG GCTGCTGTTGCCCTTCATGCAGTCTTATGCACAGTCAGGAGCTTTTTCCAAAGTTGGAAAGATTAAAACAGCTCTCATTGAAAATGCCATCTACTATGGCACCTACCTCCTTATATTCATCTCCCTGCTCATCTACGTGGCTGCTCACCCACAGTGGAAACTCACATG GACAGAGCTCCAGACAATCGGCATTACAGCTGCCAACACCTGGGGTCTCTTCCTTCTGGTGCTGTTGCTAGGCTACGGCTTGGTGGAAATCCCACGTTCCTATTGGCTCTCATCTTGCCATGGTCACCTGCTGGCCAAGACCTACTTCAAGACAGCAAAAATGGCCACTGAGAAGGCAGCGGCTGAGGAGAACTTAGCAGATGTTATGGAG GAGGTGGCAGCTGTCAATAAATCTGTCAGGTACAACCACTCTTTCAGGAAGTGTGTGGACACCATTTTGACAAAG tgtccTACTGAGTACCAAGAAGAGATGGGGAGAGACGTGGAAAGCTCTAGTGATGAACAGAATGGCCTTCCCACTAAAAGAAGCCTAGTTAACCTtcataaaaaa GTGATCTCTGCAGTGCAGAGGCACGGTCAGACCCAGGTTCAGTGGTCAGTGGTGTTAGACCAGGCTTTACATCTTGAAGACGTAGCTAAGAGTCAGAGCAGCCCGGTCCGCCAATTCATCCACAGCTCCTCTTCAGCACAACACCACGGCTGGATCCGTAGGTTCATCTACACTCCTACAGTAG AGTGGTACTGGGAGTGTGTGTTCAGGCGGGGCTTCTACAAGCTGCTGGCAGTCCTCCTTTGTCTCTTCTCTGCAGCAGTGGTCTGGTCCGAGTGCACTTTCTTCAGCACACACCCAGTCCTGTCCCTCTTTGCCGTCTTTATTCAGATGGCTGAAAAACAATACAACTACATTTGTATAGAG ATGGCGTGCTTTGTCACTAtcttcttcctgtgtgtgtgtgtctactccACAGTGTTCAGGATACGAGTATTCAACTACTATTACCTGGTTCCACATCACCAGACTGATGCTTACAGCCTGCAGTTCAGCGGCAT GTTGTTTTGTCGTCTGACTCCTCCTTTGTGCCTTAACTTTCTGGGCCTGATTCACATGGACTCGGCCATCTCACACCAGGACAGAATACAGACATCCTATACCTCT ATCATGGGATCTATGCATCTGCTGTCTTTCATGTCTGATGGGTTCTATATTTATTATCCCATGCTGATATTGCTGCTCTGCTTTGCCACTTTCTGCAA TTTGGGCTCTCGCTGTTTGAACCTCGTGGGCTTCCATCAGTACATTACTGACGATGAATTGACCTCCGACCTTGTGGATGAAGGAAAGGAACTCATCAGAAGAG aaaggAGGAAACGACAGAAAACAGAGGATGCAGAAAATCGAAGATTG GCGTGGAGGGAGCGGTATGGAGCCCAGGGAGCCACAGGGCGGACCAGACCTGGTTATACAGAGTTAAATGATAACCAGAACAGCCCTGTCACAGAGATCAAGAGGAATG GTATCATGGTCACtaggagagatagagagacggACGAGCAGCAGACACGTTTACTGCTAGACGATTCCAGTGATGAAGATTCACCAAACAGACG ATACACAGGAGGACGTTACCTGTCTCTGTCACCCTCTCAAACTGGAATCTTTGATGGTGTTTga